From Paenibacillus sp. PvR098:
GACGGCGATCATTTTACCGATGGCGTTCTGGCCATGGTGGCGGCCTCCCTGTTCGCCGAAGGCACTTCCCGTTTCTACAACGTAGAGAACCTTCGATATAAGGAATGTGACCGGATCACTGACTTCGTTACGGAGCTGCGTAAAGCAGGTGCTGACGTAGAGGAAAGACAGAGTGAAATTATTGTCCACGGCCGCCCTCAAGGTATTACCGGGGGTGTGGAAATCAATGCGCATTACGATCATCGCGTGATTATGGCACTGACGGTTGCAGGCTTGCGGTCAGAGAAAGGCCTCATCATTAACGATGCGCATCATGTGGCCAAGTCCTACCCGCAATATTTTGATCATTTAGTATCTCTGGGCGCGCAGATTGAGCTTGTACAGGAATAGAGAAGATCAAGTGTTTATTTATAATCCGTTTATGGCAAGGCGGTGGTGATCGATGACCATCTTGTGGAAAGGAATTCAAGTTACGTTAGGTTTGTTTCTGATGGCGGGGCTGTTATTCGCCAGCGGTGTATTTGCCGTATTGCTTTACGCCAAAATTACCGGACAAACATGGTTTGATGAACCGGTATTAAGCGGGACCGTTATCTACGCGGGCCAAGCAGGACAGGGAAGGCCGACCCCGGGCGGAAATAACGCCAATGCTGCTGCAGCCTCGGATAAGCCGGCAGAACCAAGGCCCAAGAGCGCTATGCTGGAGGCCCCGGTTGTTCGTCAGCTTCCGGAACTTCCTTCCGGCTGCGAGGTAACGAGTCTTACTATGCTCCTTCAATACTACGGCGTGGACAAATCGAAAATGGAGCTAGCCCAAGAGATGAAACGGGATGAGACGCCAATCCGATACAACAAAGATGGTTCTATCGCATTTTGGGGTAACCCGAACTTGGGATTTGTCGGTGAGGTGACTGGGGCTGCCAAAGGCTTCGGCATTTATCATACCGCCTTGTACGATTTGCTGGAGGCTTATGTGCCTACGGCTGTCGATATGACCCGGGAGCCCTTCTCTAAGCTGGAGGATCAATTGATTCAAGGGATTCCTTCTGTCGTTTGGACGACCATAGATTACAAAGTACCAAGTAAATGGGTTGTGTGGGATACGTCGATCGGACCTATTCAAACGACTTTCATGGAGCATGCCGTACTGCTGGTAGGATTTGACGAGGAGTTTGTGTATGTGAATGACCCGCTTTCGGGAAAAGGCAAGCACAAAATTGAAAAAGCGCGTTTCTTGGCTATCTGGGAAGCGATGGGAAGTCAAGCGCTTAGCTATTCTAAAGCAAACTAATAAGGTGTGATAAGGAGTGAGCAGGATGTCGTTTCAAAATCCGTCTCGTGAGGCTATTAAAGAAATATTGATGAATGCGAAGAACATTGCTGTAGTTGGATTGTCTGATAAGCCTGACCGGGAGTCTTATATGGTGTCAGAGGCTATGCAAAAGAAAGGCTACCGCATCATTCCGGTAAACCCAATGGTCAGCGGTACGATCCTGGGTGAAACTTGCTACAGCTCGCTTACGGATATCCCTGAGCCGGTTGATATCGTCAACGTCTTTCGGAGAAGTGAACAAACGGTACCTGTAGCCGAGGAAGCAGTGCGTATCGGAGCCAAAGTGATTTGGCTGCAGCTCGGCGTTTTCAATGAAGAAGCGGCGGAAGTTGCCAAAGCCGGAGGACTGGAAGTTGTGATGGATCGCTGCATTAAGGTGGAGGACTCCATTCTGCTGCCAGGAGGGAAATAAGTTGTTTCGGGAAAATATACAAGAGCGTTTAGCAGTTTATTTGGTTATGGGATTGGATTCATATGAGGGAAGAACTGCACTGGAAACAGCGAAAGCCGCTTTGGAAGGCGGCATTACGATGCTGCAGCTGCGTGAAAAGCAGGCGCCGCTGTCCCGGGTGCTCACTGAAGCTCGAGTGATCCGAGAATTATGCCGGGAATACGGAGTCCCCTTCCTCGTCAACGACAGGGTGGATGTAGCTCTGCTGCTTGAAGCCGATGGCGTTCATGTTGGCCAAGACGATATTCCAGGGAGAGAAGCCCGTAGACTTCTTGGTCATGATGCGATCGTGGGTATCTCTGCGAGTTCAATGGAAGAAGCGGAATGGGCGATGGAAAATGGGGCCGATTATCTGGGTGTTGGGGCCATTTATGCTACGCTGACCAAAGGCGATGCAGGTGAGCCGATCGGAACCGAATTAATAGGCCGGATCAAGAAGCGCTGGGGCCGTATTCCTATGGTTGGCATCGGCGGAATCGAACATGGCCGCGCCGCTTCCGTCGTAGAGGCTGGTGCAGATGGCGTAGCCGTTGTTTCCGCTGTCGTCCGGAGCCAAGATCCGCGTCATGCTGCCGAACGCTTAAAGCAGGAAGTGCTTGGCGTGAATTGACGCTTTTCAAAAAAAAGATCCGATCAGTTATAAAAAAAATCCTCCTTGAAGAAAATAAGAAAAGCTTTCGGAATGGAACGGACGAATGCACCCGGAACCGGAAGACTTCTCAATACAAGGAGGATTTTCTCATGTACAACCAACAAGGCTATCAAAACAGCTTTCAAAATCAGATGGGAGCTAACACCAGCTCTCAATCCCGCCAAGCCAGATACCAACCGGCAGGCTCGGTTCAATCCCAGTATAACCAATCCTTGAACCAAGGAACGAACAGCCAATTCTCCGCAGGGATGAACCAGTCTAACGGTTCCCTGCAGAATACGGCATCGTACCAAACGGCTAACTACCGCGGTAACCAACAAGGTCACGACGCGTATCTGCGTGCTGATTCCACTCAGCCATCCCAAAGTCAATACGGGATCGGCGCCAGTCAGATGGGAATGGGAGCAAGCCAACTAGGCAATCAATTGAGTTCTTCCTACAACACAACAGGAATGAACCAACAATTCGGCGCTTCCAATCAGCAATACGGCCAAAACCAAAACCCACAATCTTTTCACACGGCTAACTACCGCGGGGATCAATCAGGTCATGATGCCTACCTCCGCGCGGATTCCACGCAGCCGGCTCAAAGTCAATACGGCATCGGCGCAAGCCAAATGGGAATGGGAATGGGTACAAATAACCAACTTGGAATGGGTACTAGCCAAATGGGGATGGGAATAACCCAAATGGGCAATCAAATGAGTTCTTCCTACAACACAACAGGAATGAACCAACAATTCGGTGCTTCCAATCAGCAATACGGCCAAAACCAAAACCCACAAACCTTTCACACGGCTAACTATCGTGGAGATCAACCAGCTCATGACGCATACCTGCGCGCAGACTCCACACAGCCTTCTCAAAGTCAATTGGGCATGAGCACAAACAATATGGGCTACAGCAGGTAACCAAGTATAATTCATAAAATGGCTTGAAGGAGGCGGACTTTTCAGTCCGTCTTTTTCTCTATTACGGCTTCATTTCGCTGTTTGACAAAAGAGAGTCCAAGGCTTACCATCTTAATAGGAAAGGGGGAACGGCTTGCTTTGAATTGGATGGGAAACTTGCAGCAGCTTGGACGCTCACTGATGCTGCCGACCATAACGCTTCCCGTTGCAGCTATTTTGCTGCGTCTCGGATCGCTGCCTTGGGAACAAATGCATATGCCCCAAATTGGGGAAATTTTAACGTTGGCCGGAACAACGATCTTTACTTATTTGCCACTGATCTTTGCCGTAGGCGTTGCGCTGGGCTTGACGGAGAGCGCGGGCATTGCCGGTATGTCTGCCTTAATCGGTCATTATATGTTCAGTGAATCTCTGAAGCATTTTCTGGGCGAATCGTTCCAGCTTGGTGTACCGGGCGGAATCTTGATCGGCCTGCTTGCGGCGGTGATTTATCACCGGGTGAAGCATATTCAGCTCCCCGAATATATTCAATTTTTCGGCGGTCCGCGGATGGTGCCGCTGCTCATGGGTCTGGCCATTTTTATATTGATCGTAATCATGATTCAGATAGGGCCTTTTCTGGAAGCGGGCATGCAAGCGCTAACGAATGTCATCTTGGGGCTTGGCGGATTCGGAACGTTCTTATACGGAATCATCCACAGGCTGCTTGTGCCTTCGGGATTGCATCATGTGTTTAATAATTTTTTCTGGTTCCAGTTGGGCGCTTACGACGCTAACGGACAGCCGGTGTTCGGCGATTTACCGCGATTTTTTGCGGGTGATCCTGAAGCGGGTTTTTATATGGCGGGATTATATCCGGTGATGATGTTTGCACTGCCGGCTATCGCGCTGGCCATTATTCAGGAAGCGCGTGAAGATTTGAAGCCGAAAATTCGCGCCACTTTTTTGACCGCGGCCTTCGCCTGCTTTTTAACCGGAGTGACGGAGCCGATCGAGTTCGCATTTTTGTTCGTGGCGCCGTATCTCTTTATTGTCCATGCCATCCTCTCGGGTTTTGCGATGTGGATCGCTTTTGCTTTGGACATACACCACGGCTTCTCGTACTCGGCAGGGGCCATCGACTTTTTGATCAATCTTCATCTGGCGAAGAACGGGCTGCTCCTGATTCCGATCGGGCTGGGCTACGGAATTGTCTATTATGTACTGTTTCGCTGGGCGATTCGTCGATTCCGGATCCCTACGCCTGGCCGCGAGGAAGGCTCGCAGCTGGAAGAGTGGGCAGGGGACATTCCTTATCGCTCACCGCTGATTCTGCAGGCACTGGGCGGTAAGAACAATATCAAGAACATTGAGGCTTGTATCACCCGCCTTCGTCTAACTCTCGTTAACGACCGTCAGATGGACACCGCGGCGCTTAAACATTTGGGCGCAGCCGGTGTCATCCGTTTGGGAGGGGGCAACGTGCAGGTGGTGTTCGGCACCTATTCCGAATTAATCCGGGAAGAGATTAATAAGGCGCTGCGCAAGGACATTGAGCAGGTGCTGTTTAATTCGCCTATGCAGGGCCGCATGATTCCGCTCGAGGAAGTGCCGGATAAAATTTTCGCAGGGAAGCTTGTCGGTGACGGCGTGGCATTCCTCCCCGAGAAGGGGGAGCTTGTATCGCCGGTGGCTGGTAAGATCATTCATGTTTATCCATCGCTTCATGCCATAGGGATCGAGACGCAGCAAGGGCTTCAAGTACTGCTGCATATTGGTATCGACACGGCCCACCTTGAGGGTAAATACTTTACGTGCTATATCAAAGAAGGAGACCAGGTCGAGCCGGGGCAGCTGCTTGTTCGTTTCAATTTGAATAAGGTGAAAAAGAACTGCAAATCGCTTGCGACGCCGATGCTGATCACCAATGTTGATAAGGTGAAGTCATGGAGCTTCGCGCCTTATAAAACAGTCAAGAAGGGTCAGGCGTCCGTTATGTCGGTCGTACTCAAGAATGCCGTCACAGAGGGAGGGAACGCTTTTGGTTGAGGGAATCGGAGCATCATCCGGTATCGCCATGGGCAAAGCCTTTGTCATTCCGACTTGGGAATGGGACTTTCCCGAAAAGCTGATCGATGTTGCGGATTTAGCTTATGAATTCGAGCGGTTGTATGACGGAATCCATCACTCCAAGGTAGAAATTGAACAGATTAAGCAGGAATTCGTCAGTGTGCTGGGGGAAGAGCAGACACAAATTTTCGACGCTCATCTGGCCATCCTTGAAGATCCCATTTTTATGAGCGAAGTGCAGGGCATCATGCAGCGTCAGTACAAAGCGGCAGAGGTAGCGGTCAAGGAAGCGATTGAGAAATTCGTCAATATGTTCGATCTGCTCGATGATCATTACATGAAGGAACGAGCGCTCGATATTAAGGATGTCGGAAATCGGCTGCTCAAGCATTTGCTTGGAGCGCTCGAGGAGACGCTGCCGCCTAAGGATCAACCGTATATTCTGGTAGCCAAAGAATTGATTCCGTCCCAGATGGTTCATCTAGACGTGAGCCAAACCATGGGAATTGTCACCCTGATGGGGGGCAAAACGTCTCACGTGGCTATCATGGCTCGGGCCATGAGCGTTCCTTATGTGCTCGGTCTGGAGGGTAAGCTCCAGACACCGATTCAAAACGGCGATTACCTCATCATCGATGGAGATGAAGGCATCGTATACGTCAATCCGAATCAAGAGGTTGTCGAACAGTATGAAGCTCGAAGGGAATCTTGGAGGGCAGTTCAGGAGCAGCTTCAGAAATTAGCGCATCTGCCTTCCTGTACGGAGGATGGCTGGTCCATGCAGTTTGCGGCCAACATAAGCTCGGTCAAAGAGCTGGATTTGGTCATCCGCAACGGAGCTTCGGGCGTAGGTCTGTTTCGGACGGAATTTTTGTATATGGACCGGAGCACCTTCCCGCAAGAGGAGGAACAGTTTGTCGTATACCGTGAGGTGGCAGAACGGCTCGGAGAAAAGTCGGTCGTCATTCGGACGCTGGATATCGGCGGAGACAAACATTTGGATTATTTGGCACTTCCCGAGGAGGAGAATCCGTCACTAGGTTATCGTGCGATTCGGATTATGCTGGACCGGACGGATTTGTTTAAGACACAGCTGCGAGCTATTCTGCGAGCCAGCCATTACGGAAGCGTCAAAATCATGTATCCGATGATTTCCAGCTTAGAAGAGCTCCATAAGGCAAATGAACTGCTGGAGGAAGCCAAGCAGGAGCTGAGGAATGCGGATGTTTCTTTCAGCGAAGACATCAAGGTAGGCATTATGATCGAATTGCCTGCGTCGGTCATGATTTCGGACCTGCTGGCCCAAGAGGTGGATTTCTTTAGCATCGGCACGAATGATTTGGTTCAGTATGTACTTGCCGTAGACCGGATGAACGAACAAGTGGCGCACCTGTACGATCCCTTCCATCCGGCTGTGCTCCGCATGCTGAAGCTCACTGTGGATAATGCCAAGCGTTTCGGCACGAATGTCAGTGTATGCGGAGAACTTGCAGGGGACATTCGTGCCCTTCCGATCTGGCTATCTCTCGGGATAAAAGAATTAAGCATGTCAGTGCAATCGATCCTGAAGGTGAAGAATAGCTTGCTGCAAAGCCGGTACAGCGATGCGGTCGGCATTTGGGACGAGCTGTCCAAATGTAAGTCCAGCTCGGCTGTGATGGATGTGCTTGGGCGATATTTGGAGACGGATTTGGCGGAGGAGACACAGCCTCCGCGGCCGGCAAGCGGCTGCCTCTAAGCCGCTTGCCGTTTCCTGAGACTATAGATCAACCCCTAGGAGGAGAATGCATTATGGAATTAAAAGGTTACCGAGTGCTTGCTTTTGTAGATGAGGATTTTGAAGATTTGGAAATGTGGTATCCGGTGATGCGGCTGAGGGAAGCGGGGGCGGAGGTACATCTCGCCGGACCCAAATCGAATACGGTGTATCATGGTAAATACGGAGTTCCGCTTACGACGGATCATGCGCTGGATGAAGTTCGTTCGGAGGAGTATATCGGGTTGTATGTCCCGGGAGGTTGGGCACCTGATAAATTACGTCGTTATGAATCCGTGCTGCGGCTTACTAGAGAGTTCCATGAAGCAGAGAAGCCGATCGCTCAGATATGTCACGCCGGTTGGGTGCTGGCATCGGCTAAAATATGCAAGGGCTACACGATGACCTCGACGCCCGGGATTAAGGACGATTTGGAGAACGCGGGAGCGATCTGGGTTGACGAAGAGGTAGTGGTTGACCGTCATATCGTATCGGGCCGTAGACCGCCGGATCTTCCCGCGTTTACGAAGACCTTCGTCGACGTTTTGGCTAGTTATTCCCGCAAGTAATAGCTTCGGCAAGTAGAGAGAAGCAAGGAGCCAAGCCTAATGAACTCGTTCATTCGATGGCTGCCTTCCCTGCTGTGGATGGCGGTCATTTTTTATTTATCTTCCCGAACCGGTGAAGATTTGGGCGGCTGGCTGGACTCCGTCCGCCGCTGGGTTCCGATGATGGAAGGCTTTAATTGGGGACATTTCGCAGCCTACTTTATCTTGGCATGGACTTATTTATGGGCGCTTCGCCCCAAGCGGTTGAGCCTCGGGATTAGGCTTGTGGTCGTACTCATGTGCGTACTTTATGGTGTGACGGACGAATACCATCAGTCGTTCGTTCCGGGACGGACGCCCGATCTGATGGATCTTCGCAATGATGCTATCGGTGCCGCGTTAGCGATGCTTCTGCTCTATCTTCCGTTTGTCCGGCGTTGGTACAGCCGCCTATCCGGTGCTAAATATTACTAACTCACTTTCAGAAGGAAATGCTGAACGGAGGTAGAATATTTGAACATAGAGAAAGGTTTGGGTTGTCGCCAAAAAGGAGTGGTTTTGTTGCAGAAGCAGTGCAAATGCGGTGAGCATATGGGTATCCGCCTCCGCACCGTCATTTATCAAAACAAGGTTGAAATCGAAAATGTCCCTATTTTTTCGTGTGAAGCTTGCAGCCGCAGCGAAGTGTTCCCAGGGGTTAAGCCGGAGCTGACCGGACTGATCGGCACGCTTGGCAGCAAGCCCGGCAAGCAGCATTTGCAATTTGAAGAAGTGAGCGAAGTGGCTCATCTGATGGTAAAGGTGACCGAGAAGAAACGGGCGGCCGATCCCGTGGAGGCCATTATTCAGGAGCGCATTAACGAGCTGCTTGATCTGCTGCTTCTTGCCCAGTCGCTGAACGACGAGCCCTGGGTTGATGATGTAAGAATGCGGTTGTCTCAAATTGCCAAACATTCCATAACGGTACACGATTTCTGAAAGCCACTGCCCCGCAGTTGGCTTTTTTGACTTAATTTGATACTATTATCATAGGACTAAGCCTATATTCGTTGCGAAACCAAGCATTTTGTCGTATGATAAGGCTAAATAACATGATCGCATTATACTTTTTAAACATTGGAGAGAATGGCCGTGACTGTGACAATTTATGATGTAGCAAGAGAAGCGGGCGTTTCCATGGCGACCGTTTCCCGGGTAGTCAACAATAATCCTAACGTGAAGCCGCAAACACGGAAGAAGGTCTTCGAGGCCATTGAACGCTTAGGCTATCGACCTAACGCGGTGGCAAGAGGCTTGGCCAGTAAGAAGACGACAACCGTCGGCGTGGTCATTCCCGATATTTCCAATTCGATATTCTCAGAGGTTGCCAGAGGCATCGAGGACATCGCTAATATGTATCACTACAATATTATTCTTTGTAACGCGGATAAGAAGAAGGATAAGGAAATCCGCGTGATTAACACGCTTCTGGAGAAGCAGGTGGACGGACTGCTCTTTATGGGGGGCGCGATTACGGACGAGCACATTCAAGCGTTCAAGACGTCTTCGGTACCGGTAGTGCTTTGCGCGACGGTGGATGAACAGAAATCCATCCCATCGGTCGATATTGACCATGAGAAGGCGGCTTACGATGCGGTACAAGTACTGCTGCAGAACGGTCACCGTCAAATCGCCATGATTTCCGGTACCCTGCAGGATCCGACTAATGGATATGCGCGGTACCATGGCTATAAGAAGGCGATGGAAGAAGCCGGGATTCCGGTAAGTGAGGATTATGTTCGGATCGGCAATTACCGTTACGAATCCGGTCTTGAAGTCACAAAGTATTTCTTGGAGCTGGACGAGCGTCCTACAGCTATTTTTGCGGCAACGGACGAAATGGCCATCGGAGCAGTTCATGCGCTTCAAGATAGCGGGCTGAAAGTGCCTGAAGATATATCTGTCATCAGTGTGGACAATATCCGGATGGCTTCTATGGTACGGCCGCAGCTGACGACAGTAGCTCAACCGATGTATGATATCGGTGCCGTGGCGATGCGTCTTTTAACCAAGCTGATGAATAAGGAAACGAAAGATGCCTCAGAGCTGACGCAGGTTACTTTACCGCATGATATTATCCATAGAAATTCGGTGGCTCCACGCTAACGTGAGCCACTTCTTTTTGTAAAGGAGGACCTGGGTTTGGCCTATTCAAAAATTGGCATTATCGGTGCGATGAAGGAAGAGATTGAGCTTTTCCACAACCACATGGATCAGGTAAGCGAATCGGTGAAAGCGGGCATAGTGTTCTACGAAGGACGGTTTCACGGACGGCAGATTGTGCTTTGCAAATCCGGTGTGGGCAAAGTGAATGCCGCGATAACTACGCAAATCCTGATCGATACATACGGGGTGGAGTCCATTGTATTTACGGGAGTGGCCGGAGCGGTGGACCCTGAGCTGAACGTGGGGGATATCGTCGTGTCTACGGAATGCCTGCAGCATGATATGGACGTGACGGCGCTCGGCTTCCCAAGGGGTACGATACCTTATGAGGCGACATCACTGTTTACTGCAGACGAGCGTTTGCGTACGCTTGCTGTAGAAGCCAGCGTCGAGTTATTCGGCGGACGGGTGAAGGAAGGGCGAGTGCTTTCCGGAGATCAGTTTATTGCGAGCCGGGAAACGGTAGCACAGTTGTACTCGGAGCTCGGCGGAGCGTGCACGGAGATGGAAGGCGCGGCTGTAGCTCAAGCATGCTACATGAACGGAATTCCATTTGTAGTCATCCGCTCCATGTCTGATAAAGCCGATGGATCGGCGCATGTCAACTTCGCGGAATTTACCGTACAGGCTTCGGAGAATTCGTACCGAATCGTAGATCAAATACTGAAGCGGCTGCAATAAACTGCCGCAGCGGCTTATTATAGAGAAGGAGAGTAGTCTACAATGTCTTCTGTTACAATGGATCAGATCGTCGCTCTGGCGAAGCACAGAGGTTATATTTTTCCAGGCTCCGAGATTTACGGGGGTCTTGCGAACACATGGGATTACGGTCCACTCGGCGTGGAGCTCAAAAACAACATTAAACGGGCATGGTGGAAAAAGTTTATCCAAGAGTCGCCCTACAATGTCGGTTTGGACGCAGCCATTTTGATGAATCCTCAAGCTTGGGTGGCTTCGGGTCATGTAGGCAATTTTAACGACCCCATGGTCGATTGCAAAAAATGTAAGGTGCGTCACCGCGCAGACAAGCTGATCGAGAACGCTTTGTCGGCCAAAGGGATCGAGATGATCGTGGACGGATTATCTTTTGCCGATATGGAGAAGTTGATAGCCGAACACCAGATCGTTTGTCCGGATTGCGGCGCAATGGATTATACAGAGATTCGCCAGTTCAATCTGATGTTCAAGACGTTCCAAGGTGTTACTGAATCAAGCGCTAACGTTGTGTATATGCGTCCGGAGACGGCGCAGGGCATCTTCGTTAACTTTAAGAATGTGCAGCGTACGATGCGCAAAAAGCTTCCATTTGGTATTGGACAAATCGGTAAG
This genomic window contains:
- a CDS encoding C39 family peptidase, yielding MTILWKGIQVTLGLFLMAGLLFASGVFAVLLYAKITGQTWFDEPVLSGTVIYAGQAGQGRPTPGGNNANAAAASDKPAEPRPKSAMLEAPVVRQLPELPSGCEVTSLTMLLQYYGVDKSKMELAQEMKRDETPIRYNKDGSIAFWGNPNLGFVGEVTGAAKGFGIYHTALYDLLEAYVPTAVDMTREPFSKLEDQLIQGIPSVVWTTIDYKVPSKWVVWDTSIGPIQTTFMEHAVLLVGFDEEFVYVNDPLSGKGKHKIEKARFLAIWEAMGSQALSYSKAN
- a CDS encoding CoA-binding protein, whose amino-acid sequence is MSFQNPSREAIKEILMNAKNIAVVGLSDKPDRESYMVSEAMQKKGYRIIPVNPMVSGTILGETCYSSLTDIPEPVDIVNVFRRSEQTVPVAEEAVRIGAKVIWLQLGVFNEEAAEVAKAGGLEVVMDRCIKVEDSILLPGGK
- the thiE gene encoding thiamine phosphate synthase; protein product: MGLDSYEGRTALETAKAALEGGITMLQLREKQAPLSRVLTEARVIRELCREYGVPFLVNDRVDVALLLEADGVHVGQDDIPGREARRLLGHDAIVGISASSMEEAEWAMENGADYLGVGAIYATLTKGDAGEPIGTELIGRIKKRWGRIPMVGIGGIEHGRAASVVEAGADGVAVVSAVVRSQDPRHAAERLKQEVLGVN
- a CDS encoding glucose PTS transporter subunit IIA, giving the protein MNWMGNLQQLGRSLMLPTITLPVAAILLRLGSLPWEQMHMPQIGEILTLAGTTIFTYLPLIFAVGVALGLTESAGIAGMSALIGHYMFSESLKHFLGESFQLGVPGGILIGLLAAVIYHRVKHIQLPEYIQFFGGPRMVPLLMGLAIFILIVIMIQIGPFLEAGMQALTNVILGLGGFGTFLYGIIHRLLVPSGLHHVFNNFFWFQLGAYDANGQPVFGDLPRFFAGDPEAGFYMAGLYPVMMFALPAIALAIIQEAREDLKPKIRATFLTAAFACFLTGVTEPIEFAFLFVAPYLFIVHAILSGFAMWIAFALDIHHGFSYSAGAIDFLINLHLAKNGLLLIPIGLGYGIVYYVLFRWAIRRFRIPTPGREEGSQLEEWAGDIPYRSPLILQALGGKNNIKNIEACITRLRLTLVNDRQMDTAALKHLGAAGVIRLGGGNVQVVFGTYSELIREEINKALRKDIEQVLFNSPMQGRMIPLEEVPDKIFAGKLVGDGVAFLPEKGELVSPVAGKIIHVYPSLHAIGIETQQGLQVLLHIGIDTAHLEGKYFTCYIKEGDQVEPGQLLVRFNLNKVKKNCKSLATPMLITNVDKVKSWSFAPYKTVKKGQASVMSVVLKNAVTEGGNAFG
- the ptsP gene encoding phosphoenolpyruvate--protein phosphotransferase, whose product is MVEGIGASSGIAMGKAFVIPTWEWDFPEKLIDVADLAYEFERLYDGIHHSKVEIEQIKQEFVSVLGEEQTQIFDAHLAILEDPIFMSEVQGIMQRQYKAAEVAVKEAIEKFVNMFDLLDDHYMKERALDIKDVGNRLLKHLLGALEETLPPKDQPYILVAKELIPSQMVHLDVSQTMGIVTLMGGKTSHVAIMARAMSVPYVLGLEGKLQTPIQNGDYLIIDGDEGIVYVNPNQEVVEQYEARRESWRAVQEQLQKLAHLPSCTEDGWSMQFAANISSVKELDLVIRNGASGVGLFRTEFLYMDRSTFPQEEEQFVVYREVAERLGEKSVVIRTLDIGGDKHLDYLALPEEENPSLGYRAIRIMLDRTDLFKTQLRAILRASHYGSVKIMYPMISSLEELHKANELLEEAKQELRNADVSFSEDIKVGIMIELPASVMISDLLAQEVDFFSIGTNDLVQYVLAVDRMNEQVAHLYDPFHPAVLRMLKLTVDNAKRFGTNVSVCGELAGDIRALPIWLSLGIKELSMSVQSILKVKNSLLQSRYSDAVGIWDELSKCKSSSAVMDVLGRYLETDLAEETQPPRPASGCL
- a CDS encoding type 1 glutamine amidotransferase domain-containing protein: MELKGYRVLAFVDEDFEDLEMWYPVMRLREAGAEVHLAGPKSNTVYHGKYGVPLTTDHALDEVRSEEYIGLYVPGGWAPDKLRRYESVLRLTREFHEAEKPIAQICHAGWVLASAKICKGYTMTSTPGIKDDLENAGAIWVDEEVVVDRHIVSGRRPPDLPAFTKTFVDVLASYSRK
- a CDS encoding VanZ family protein; amino-acid sequence: MNSFIRWLPSLLWMAVIFYLSSRTGEDLGGWLDSVRRWVPMMEGFNWGHFAAYFILAWTYLWALRPKRLSLGIRLVVVLMCVLYGVTDEYHQSFVPGRTPDLMDLRNDAIGAALAMLLLYLPFVRRWYSRLSGAKYY
- the ccpA gene encoding catabolite control protein A: MAVTVTIYDVAREAGVSMATVSRVVNNNPNVKPQTRKKVFEAIERLGYRPNAVARGLASKKTTTVGVVIPDISNSIFSEVARGIEDIANMYHYNIILCNADKKKDKEIRVINTLLEKQVDGLLFMGGAITDEHIQAFKTSSVPVVLCATVDEQKSIPSVDIDHEKAAYDAVQVLLQNGHRQIAMISGTLQDPTNGYARYHGYKKAMEEAGIPVSEDYVRIGNYRYESGLEVTKYFLELDERPTAIFAATDEMAIGAVHALQDSGLKVPEDISVISVDNIRMASMVRPQLTTVAQPMYDIGAVAMRLLTKLMNKETKDASELTQVTLPHDIIHRNSVAPR
- a CDS encoding 5'-methylthioadenosine/adenosylhomocysteine nucleosidase, giving the protein MAYSKIGIIGAMKEEIELFHNHMDQVSESVKAGIVFYEGRFHGRQIVLCKSGVGKVNAAITTQILIDTYGVESIVFTGVAGAVDPELNVGDIVVSTECLQHDMDVTALGFPRGTIPYEATSLFTADERLRTLAVEASVELFGGRVKEGRVLSGDQFIASRETVAQLYSELGGACTEMEGAAVAQACYMNGIPFVVIRSMSDKADGSAHVNFAEFTVQASENSYRIVDQILKRLQ